ACCGGACGTAAATGTTAAGTTGCTGATTACGATTCCAAACATTACATTTTCATTTTTAAACCTTACATTTATTAACTCCATTAGTTGAATCAGTTAGCGAGTACGAGTCTCTTTGACTTTTTACACGTACAACGTACTTTAAAGTGTATAAAAGTCATAGCCGTGcttaattttttctaaaatttcttttcttgaattaaaatttaatatgtgtacttttatttagaaaaagaaattttgaaaaatgatTTGTGGAGCTATCCTTTTTATTCACCTTAAAATACGCGTAAAAAGTCAAAGATGCTTGTATCTTGAGACGGAGGGACTATTACTTATACTACcttaaatcccgtgcgatgcacgggttccgttaatatttaactatattaatttaatattaaatttaatatatttatataaaatatataataattatagatTTATAATAAAAACAATGAAAGAATTAAGAAGGAGTTGTGATCGTAAtttcgtagtttagtaggataagtttTGCTCGTAGTTTAGCGGTATAAGGAGACTATTTCTAGTAATTTagcaatttagtagtttagcatgTGTAACactattaatttttatttttaataaccaaaataaGGGGATAACCATTGAACCAAAATACCCTATTCCGGTTTTTATattatagtatagatagatataAATAACTATATTAGAGTCCTTGTAAAACTCAATCCTATAATTTCTCCATGAAAATTGGATATGAACTTGATTTTGAATTAAATCTGAGCTGAGAGTGTTATCTTCTTATGATGACCTGTAATATCGTTATTAACTTAGTGACAAGACTAGTGATATGTATTCATAAGTAGCCTGCAAGAGTAAGTTAGCACAATATAACATATAGATAAACAGCATGCCAACAAGACAGATTTACAAGCTATTGGTTTGCTGACAATGTGTGATCATCAAAATTCAAGGGTATCATTGAAATCTTCATTAAGTCTTCTTACGATGAAGATCATTGTTTGGTAGTCATGCCAGCGTGATTCACTTTCACTGTGGAACACAATCTAATTCGACCCATAAATATTAAAGAAAGCGAGTGAGCACACCAAAAAGTTATCCAAAAGAGAGAAAGACGATGAAGATTTTGAGGCCAGCAACATGAGATTTGATACAACACTCTGAAAAAGGTTTAAAATGCGGAAGGAAGAATAAGAGACCAATTTTAGCAACAAACCAGAGAAAAAAAACAAACCTATTGTTATCGAGCCAAGGCGGCAACATGATGTCGTACTATGTTTCGGAATTGGAAAAATTAACTATTAACAGTCTCTTTTCAAATCATCCGGTGTATCTAATATACGTATCCAGTTGAGATAGCTTTCCATGTAAACATACTAGAATAACTTGTGTTCCCGTAACACTTGTCTCTCTCATTTTATTCACTTAAATAAGATGGAGGATTTCTTCTACTTTTGTATCTtacttatatttaatttttttttgttgaCCTACACGTAAACTACTCTTGTAGAAAATTTTCGCTACATGTTTGTACAGTTGTTAATTCAGCtcagaattttatgaaaaactcaatTCTGAAATTGACAGCATGGTAAAAGAAATTGGAGAGTAAATTTGTATGAGAgtgaattttaaatattaatctttaTGAGTCACACTTTTCCTTTATATAAATTAACAACTACAACCGAAAGATCAGCAGCAAATAAATTCAAAACCTGAGATTCTGAAAATGTAATGATATACTCTTCGGTTAGCTTCTTTTCTAATTATTTATTCTTGGCTTTTTTTGTAACTTATACTTTTCTTTGATAGGTGACTGTTTACCAATGCCTTGAAGGGGGTGTTATTGCTGTTCTCCAGTCATATGTTGACGATGATGTAAGTAATTAGACGTTAAATTATCAAGGTTTATATTTTGTAGCACATGTTTATATGTCCTTAGTGCATGCATCCGATTATGTTCTAGTGTGAAAGTTCTAAGTAATTAACTTGCTTTGTTGAGTAGAAGGATGAATCTTTTTACACAGTAACCTGGGCTTGTACCCTTGATGGGGCACCATTATTGGTTGCTGGAGGAATAAATGGTATAATTCGAGTCATCGATGTTGGCAATGAGAAGATACACAAGgtatgtacatatatattttcTCTTAATATTATAGACTTATAGTTCTACTAGTGTATAGAAACCTGCATTTGCTATTTACCTACTAAATTAGCATTACCTAAACCCTAAAGCCCCAAAGTTTAAACTATTTTTGTATTGCCAAAGAAAAAAAATCCCCTGTTTTAATTATTTGCTTTTTTCGTTTAAGAAAGTAATCTGGCGAGATTTTAACTTAGCAGGCCCAATAAATGTTTCATCCTTCCCACGATTATTTCGTATTATGACCATAAGAGATCTATGGGGACTTCTATCTTGGGACTGAACTAGTATTTAACACAGAGGAGTGTAGACAGGCTATCATATTTTGGACATTTTTGTACCCTTATAATGTGCtcgtttgggaaatcttaaaataagtaacttataacttaaaatgaataagtgacttataagtgataagtagatgaatacttataagttatataagtgtttggataattttacttataaatcagaatttttcttacttaaatgaatttaaataaataaataaataaattttaaatattattatcttaatttATGATATCTaaattagattaacatttaaaaacatatatttgAAAACTAATGTTAATAAAAAagcgaaaaatcaaaataagttgaaaaaaagtacgtcgttactaacatttaacttatcggcttataagttataaattcgacttataagttgggtcgacatACACTCGTCGATTAGTTATTACGGACTTATAAGTCATAAATAACTTAAAAGGAGCGCGCCAAACAGGCCCAATTTGTTTGGCACATGGAAATATGTCAAGAGGAATCTGTTAGGTGTTAGAATTTCGATACTAGTATAGTTTCTGCACATCTACCCGAAGAGGGGAGAGACAGGTAATCTTCATCCCATTTTATTTAGTAATAAAAGAAGAGATCCTATTTCTTGACACAAGCCCTTTGTTTGACATGCTTGTTTATATGTGAATTTTCACCCACATGCAGTCCTTTGTCGGTCATGGAGActcaataaatgaaatcagaacCCAGATGTTGAAACCATCACTTGTGTTGTCTGCAAGCAAAGTAAGCATTGTGACTGTTGTCCTCTTTTCTATTTTTCTATCTTTTAACACCTTCTAAATAGTTCTCATAAATGTCATGTCTGATACTTTGGAATAGGATGAATCTGTTCGGCTATGGAATGTCCATACTGGAATATGCATTTTAATATTTGCTGGAGCTGGAGGGCATCGAAATGAAGTCTTGAGTGTGGTATTGTGGGAAATGCAACGACTTTTAGTCTCAACAAATTTGAATTACACGTCACTATCCTTTATTGAACCTATATATTGCCTTGTGAGAGATGTCTTTTGATTAACGTATGGTTGGTCTGGTGCTATAATTTCAGGACTTTCATCCTTCAGATATATATCGCATTGCAAGCTGCGGTATGGACAATACTGTCAAAATTTGGTCGATGAAAGGCAAGTCATCATGTTACTGTTTCATCATTATCACATTATAATATGTCAGAATATCAAACATCTCTTTACAGGAGGTTCTCTCTTATTTACATACATGCACACATAGAGTCCGCAAGATACAACCTTGCATATCAAAAATATATAGAAGAATATATATTTTGTAACCTATCAATAACTAATACATGtcaaataataaaaaatttacaAATCTAAAATTCTATGTAGAAAGAACTCAGTTTttgatatccaaatatatatgTTACCCAAATTCCTTTTTTCTTCTACAGACTCCTAAGTTTTAGAAGTTTACATTTCTTTAACCCAAAATAAAAATTATACTCTCTAGAATTATATTTAGAGTAATACATCCCTTTGAAATCAACTCCATCTAGAATCTATACTCATACTATAAaaatttcatatttattttgTAAGCCAGCTATTTTAGCTGAATAATTTAAAGTGGCTTATATGTCCAACGTATGCACGGCCTATGATTGAAGATCTCCGGTTCACCAATAATAGTATACTAGCCGATAACCCAAGATTAAAATATTAATagttaaaaaatttaaattttaaattgccgaagttaaatataattaatagtttTATTTAAATAGGTAGTTGAAGAGAATTGAACTTCAAATTAGGATGAAAGTCGATAACAAATATGTATTTGTAGTGATAAAGAATCGAACCTGGTGAAACAATGAAACCAAAGAAGTTAAATTAATATACAGGTCTTGTATAATTATGCAGGGATTCAAACCCGAGCTTGAAGTGAAACTAACTAATTAAATTATAAAGTGATGACCAAAATTTGGTACGTTGGTACCATGGTATTACTCCGAAACAGTGTTTTGCttgttaaataaaattatagattaTATTTAGTATGTATAGAAGATAGATCTATGTGCAGGTATATGTGTTGCAACATATACGTGTATGCTGTCGACATATCAAAGTGTGTTAATTTTTAAACTATAAACTTCATATTTTCACCGGGAAAAATTTATATCCCACATCAGATGTTTTTTTCATCATTAACTCATTTTATTATTCATAAGTCATGCTTTAACATCTTCCCAGTAAGCTACCTAAAGGTTTAAATATATACCTATAATCTTATAAATGAAAATGTCCTCCCTTAAAGTATTGGGACAAATATTTGAATATTGGATATCTAAATATGCATTGACGGTACTAGCGGTAAATATATACAATCAAACAAGGAAAATTGAATGACTTTTGTCGAGTCCAAAGGGACATTAAGAAAGTAATAAAGGAATTTGGCAAATAGGAAACAAAGTAGTATGAAACAGTTGTGGGTGATTTGTCTGCTAGACAAACTTGCAAGAAAATAAATCCGTACCTAGACACGATTTTACTCATATAATTCTGAGTACTCCTTAACTTGATGGTTCTCACTGTCTGTGTCATGTTCACATGGTATTGCTGAATTTGCAATTTTTACATAGGTTGTTGGTGTTGAGCACAAGCATAATCGTTACAGGCATGTCCAAACCTAATTGAAGGGACACAAAGATAGTAATGTACTTTCAAAATGAATCGAAGTGGTTGTCTACATCCTTATGATTTTGGGTAAATAGTAGAAGTTTCGTCCAGAGGATTAACAATCATTCAAAAGATAAAGCTGAAAGTTTACCTACTCCACAGATGATGAAATAATCATACAAGATTCTTAACATATCATGATTCGTAGatgaatatttatttttattatcaATTATCTGTTGATTAGCGCTTTCCATGCATGAATTTATCTTTATGTAGAGTTCTGGACTTATGTGGAGAAATCTTTCACATGGACCGACCTTCCATCAAAGTTCCCTACTAAATATGTGCAGTTTCCAGTATGCTTCTCTTTCTATCCTTTTTTTCCTTCCCCAACCCACATCAAGATGTTCACTAAAACAAATCTGAGGTCATTTTATTGTTCCAGGTGTTTATAGCCTCAATACATACAAACTATGTTGACTGCAATAGGTGGCTTGGCGATTTTATCATGTCCAAGGTGCAATTCTAGTTCTATTTCATATTGCAAGTTCATAATTTTGAAGTTTGAGGGTATCAAGTAGTTTCGATTACGAACTTTCTTACATGTCATTACAGAGTGTTGACAATGAAATTGTATTATGGGAGCCAATAATGAAAGATCAGTCACCAGGGGAGGTTAGACGCTTATAATTGTTATTTTCTCTTTTATTTAGCAGAAGTGAATCCATGACATTTGTACTACATAAAATTTTATTGTTTTAAATGCTTTTAGTTCATTCTGTGTAGGGTTCTGTTGACATCCTCCAAAAATACCCTGTTCCAGAATGTGACATATGGTTTATCAAGTTTTCATGTGATTTCCATTACAATGCTGCTGCTATAGGTCAATACTAAAACAAGTTTATAAACTCCCATGTTTTTCCTACACATCTTTAAAACACAGCTATATCAGAATTATTGAGTATATAACCTGTTTGCCAGGAAATAGAGAGGGGAAGATTTTTGTTTGGGATTTGCAGTCTAGCCCCCCTGTTATCATTGCGAGGTTAAAATAAAATTGTTATAGCTTCTTTGATATAGCATATATTTGAGAAACTTATTTAGTAGCAATAAGTTTAGGTATCTGATAGCATATGTGATTATCAGGTTGTCTCATGGACAATCAAAATCTCCTATTAGGCAGACTGCAATGTCCTTTGATGGAAGGTAAGTGATATGCAGCTCTCCTTGAACTGCGTTCTAAAATATTAGTGAGATACAAGTCTTACAAAATGAATTAACATATCATCATCTTAGCTCACTGTTAAGTGTCTGCACTTGTTTAATTCAGCACAATCCTCAGCTGCTGTGAAGATGGAACAATTTGGCGTTGGGATGTAGTCGCAACTTCATAGGCTCTCCTGGTATTACTTTGAGATACCATATCAGATACTGCACTAgtagttgggtatttcatatatgggatactccacTGATAGTTGGTATCTCATATAAAGTGAATACCCActgacagttgggtatcccatCAGTTAAAGTTGaccaacttttcagaaattaatcatttttattaattttgtgtaaaaataggctaaatttATCTTACACCCCTTGCCGCATAACAGCTTAGACAGAGGGCCCGAGGTAATCAATCATTCAATCTGCAAGTAGGAGGCCTTGCTACCTTATATCATCTCCCCCGGTCTTCTGTTTCGCttctaaatataatataaataatatgatTCTTAGCAAGTTTTGTTTTGAAAACTATTCTTATCAAGTTAGTACATACATTTATGTGTCAATtctaataatattctttattttgacTCCTAGAGCAAGTTCAACAATATTTTAGTTGGacctttataaatataataaaataataaatattagtgatgtatgatattattttttattttaaccGTAACAATAATCTTTATACTCACTACTTATTATTACTAGCTTAAATTCCGTTCGCACGAGTttgttaatattcaaataattttaaaattttgtttatccaatcatatactccctccgtccctttcaattgtttacattttttagagagtgtccgacacgcattttaaggtgcatattatgtatagttctgtaattttttttataattttgtttttctgaaaaAAATTAAACCATTTAACTTAACTtctattcagaaaaagaaaattataaaaataagttacataactataatTTTTAtgcatcttaaaatgcgtgtcggacacttcctcggaaatgtaaacaattgaaaagGACGAAGAGAGTAATATCTTTAATATAATAAgcaaatattataattttagaagcgaaacatggtttcgtttggtcggttgatTAACAGCTTCCTTAAAAAGTATATTAACACTttccaaaataaaatttaaacacATATAATTTTGTTAAAGAAATTGAATCACATAtataatataactacaaactctatgaattattatttAACTTAATTTCTAATTGCAGTCAATTTCTTTCTTACCTCTTTTGTAGTGAATCAAAcactttcaaaaatcattttaatattttttaaattattgtaTAACAAAAAATTACTAGAtcaagaaaaaattaaaaaaataatattaaaaaacaATACCAAATTATCCACATACACCACTGCTTTTCAAGACTCTTACTTTCTAATAAGCTTTCCACCCGTACAACAAAATGACCTATTTGCTGTAATTGGATGAtattttaagattttaactatcaAAATTTTAAATACTTCAATAAAATGATACATACAAAATAATACGTAAATTTTTTTATTTCACtaatctcaataatatataattattactatttataatttataaatataaaataataaaattacaaatattataatccgtccgtgcatcgcacgggttataaaCTAGTATTAGAGTATAAATacaaataatgataataataaatTTGGAAAGAGATTGACAAAATGGGGAAGAAAGAGGGAGAAAAGAAGTCAAATAAAGCAAGAGAAatatttttttattgataaaaatgaGATAATAGATGACTAATAGTACCTTATCAATAAGGCATGATAAGAAGCatgttttagtgattaatttCAAGAACTTAGCTATCTAAAGTCTTACGTATAATATAAGAGATATGAGAAAAAAAATTACTGCAACAGTATCCTAATGATTTCTTAAATCACTAAAATTCATTAAGATCTTCTTTGAATTTCTTATATTTAACTAATCTCTCTCCTcttctaatttttattttataatatatatttaaatgaagcattttctcttttttttttctctttcttcatttttttaataataataccTTTCAATGATAAATTATTATATAAGGAATGGATATATAAAATGTTATTGGAGGTGAGAATAAATATAATGTCTTAATTTGTTATGAtccaatattttatattaaatttagcCAATTAACAAAGAAGCTATTGAGATGCTCTAAGATACTGCCAGTGCTAATACACTTTTGGAGTATCATTTCATGACGAATTTCTTATAATAGAAGCTCGGACATCACTTAGAGAGGTTGGAGGACTtgttataatttatatatataatattcatatTTCTTATTTTACCATAACAAGGATTTGAATTGAAATAAATGCAAGTGAatattttattagtaataaaaATAGGTTAAAAGctatttagtgaattttaaatAAACAAAGAGAAAAGTCTCTTAAAAAATTAAAAGTCATTAGAAGTCTTGTTGGAACTCTATATTTCGTCATacttaatatattttaatttaaaaaaccTGTAGGGAGCCTGTTAAAAATACTCTTGAAACTTGAAGAACATTGAGTTTAGATATAGTTGCGAAACCCATGAGCATAATAAGATGCTAATGAAGAGCAGCTTTTCTATAACTGAATTTACATATAGTTGTCAAACTACTAGCATGGCCCATGAGCATATTTCATATTTTATAAATACACAcgttttaatatattttaaatgcATAGTTATGTTATGCCGGCTTTCGGTCATGGCCCTAAACAGGTACCCATGAATGCATTGAATAACTTGGCTcatgacatgcgagctgggctcctacatgcgagctgggctcacacatgcgagctgggctcacattTGTCATCTGGGCTCTCATACGCGAGTTGGGCTCGGTTGTCCACACGCGAGGTGACTCAGGTTCCttcacgcgaggtgggctcaggtaccttcacgcgaggtgggctcaggtaccttcacgcgaggtgggctcaggtgcccaAAAGCGGGCTGGGCTCAAgtgcccacacgcgggctggggccatgagcccacatcttatgaaaacagaggtaacattatatttattaattgaaAAGGAAGACGGggcgggccgaggtgaccaggccgaCCCGCATCAAaggactttgtgtgcaacatggaaagtgactcatagatgactgagttgctcgcagatttcggggccgacacgggttattcctacaattacgggaagaaatgcggagatgccgcgagattatAGGAAGGGTGTGGagccggtcgagatttacgtgactaattggctgaaggcctgactttatcatgggcttgggctgcacgggttggagaaccctaaccctagcctgtgtgacttgttccccaagaactatgtgaggcttgatccctatatacagggtacgtaggcacttgtatgagacatgagtcgacacttgatagagaataacaaaccctattctttcttaaggagtcaacatacaagctcaaCCACCACCATACATAACCTTCCTCCGCCTTCAAACACCATCCTTGATCCTTGTTCCGCCCATAAACCTCCACAAtactgttatacgaaattctccctataataattggcgctagaaggaggggatTTTTATCTTAGGGAGAAGAGATGACCAAAGAAGGCAAACAAGCGGCGACACCAGGAAGCGGGGGCAAGAAGAAGGACCAGAACGAGGTCGAGCACACGCCCCCAGAGAATCAGGCGCCACCTCTACCAATCGCAACCGTGGATGGGCAGGCGGTCATGACGTATCTCGAAGGGCTAGCCGATCAGATGAACGAGATTAACGCACGGATGTCACGGGTAGAGAAAAGCTCGGGCCGAAACGCCAAGCGTAAGACACGCCGCCTCAAGGTCTCTCAGCGTAGCTGGAAGGGCAAAGGTCCTTAAAAGAGGCTGATCCATGATTTTGATGACGCGACAACTAAGACCAAGCAGAAGAAAGAGGCATCGCATGAAGAGGAAGACATACCCCAAGGTCATGATGAGCGGGGCAGCCAGATCTCTAAGAGATCGGGGTAGAAGCGAGCTTCGTCTGAGGCAAGGTCGACTAGCGTGCTTGACCGTGTGGGTAAAAAGCTAAGTGAGCATGACCTCAGGCTTAAGTTAGAGAATTGCaagaaggagagagaagagaaagagccCGTGGATCAGAGAGGCTCAAAAAGAAAGCGTACATCGACCCCTCCAGAAAGACGTCAATGCACTTCGCCCAGGAGGGAGGAGCGATGTAGGCGCATAGACAATCATGAAGAGGAGCCGCAAGTGCGAGCTGGAGGAGGGGGACGCCGCGAGCGACCTCAAGGCTCACACTATTCGAGTAACGCGGGTGGTGACAGAGAAGGAGAAGTTGTTAGAGTAAGAGACCTGAGGAGGATCTTAGATGAGATGGAGCGAGAGAAGAGGGGACCCCCAACCTCGGCTGCCCCTTCTCCGTTCACGGCTGCCATCCGATCATCCCCCCTGCCTCGAGTATTTAGGCACAACCCCGACCTTCTATTCAACGGTGAAGCCGACCCGGCGGAATACCTTATATAATTTAACACTGAGATGGAAGTCTATCAGGTGTCGGAGATGACCCGCTGTAGACTCTTCATGACATCACTCAGAGGTAGTGCCCAACCATGGTTCTCCAAGTTGGGGCCTGCTAGCATAAGGACATGGCGGAAATTGGAGGACCTGTTCGTCAGACAATTTCAGTCCACCCTCTACTACTCACCTCCTGTGGCCACGTTAACCAACATCAAGCAAAGGGAGGGGGAGCCCCTGGTAGAATACTTTCGTCGGTTCAACGCCGAAGTTCCCAAGGCGAGGGGAGCCAGTGAGGAGACCATCAATAATTTCTTGATTGCAGGGTTGAAAGAAGGGTCGAAATTCTGGAAGAGCCTCCAGGCGAGTGAGCCGAGAACCTTGGCCGAGTTCAATGAGCAAGCTGAACCCTTTAAGAGGGTAGAGAAGTCGATGAGAGAGCTGAAAATCAGCGAGAACTATCGAGATAAGAGAGACCGGTCTTCGAGCCCTGATGAGAGGAGAAATACGTATCGGCGTAGCTCAAGCCCCAAAAAGTCTGCCCGAGGTAAAGAGACAAACAAAGATTCAGGGAGACCTTATACAAGCAAATGGCAGACGCACACCCCTCTGGTATCCTCTATCGACCACATATATGCTACCTATGCTGGGAAGGAGGTATTCAGGAAGGCAGCCCCTCTCACAGACTATAACAAGAGGGACACTTCGAAGTATTGCGCATACCATGAGGCCACGGGGCACGATACAGCTGATTACAGATACTAGAAGGATGAAATCGAGACGTTGATAAGGCAAGGGAAGCTTACAGAATGGGTTGTCAAGGAGGTTCGAAGGCACATAACTGATTATCATACCGTCCCTCCTCCACCCCCAGAAGATAAAGAGAGGGTACCTCAGGCCGAAAGcattcatattattctaggcgggtctcacATTGGCGGAGACAGCCGAAAGGCGATGTACAGTTATTCCCGAGAATCAAAGGACAAGCCCCTCACCAACGTCAACCATCTGAGCCAAAGGCCCCCAGAGCTCTTTGAAAGGGAGGCGGATGACATCGTGTTTAGGGAGAACGATGCCAAATGGGTACATTACCCTCATACAGATGCCCTGGTTATAAAAATGAAGATTGGAACGGTGACTGTTCACCGAGAAATGGTGGATACCGGGAGCTCGACTAACGTTTTGACTTATGATGCCTACAAGAAGCTGGGATTGTTGGATAGAGAATTAACCTCGACAGGTGGACACCTGTGCGGGTTCACGGGAAACTCGACCGGAGTGAAAGGGACAATTCGGCTCCCGGTGACCATAGGAGAAGAGCCCTATGTGGCCACCCAGATCGCTATGTTTACGGTTGTAGATCAGCCTTGTGCCTATAATGTTATAGTGGGCAGACCACTCATGAGGGAaatgaggatggtgacctcgatACATCACATGACGGTAATTTTCCCAACCCCCACGGGGTAGGCTTCTTGAAGAGCTGTCAATATGAATCGAGGGTCTGCTACAACTAGGCACTCAGGGCGGCCGAGTCGGGAAATGCGTCAAAGGAGATGGACGAACCGGGTGAAGGCGATGTCCTCATGGAAGAGGCAGAGGGTAGGAAGAGAGTACGTCATGAAGGACACGAGAATTGTAATCTGATTTCAATTGGGGAGTTGCCCGAGAACTATTTCGAGCACATGGGGATTCAGGTGGAACCGCGCCCAGGGGCCTTGCTGATGGAAGCCTCTCAGCCCATCATGTTGATACAAGAAGGGATTGTGGAAGAGACAAGTAATGAAGAAGAGAACCCAGAACAAATCGCTGCAAGACTCAGGAAAGGTAAATGGGCACACGAAGAAACGACAACAACTATGGATCTGCCCAACGGAATCACTCGCACTGTCACTACGACCTCGGAACGCGTGATAAATCCGGCCCGAGCTCACCAGCCTGAGCTCGAGGATACGAAAGGTTTGACAATCACGGAAGTGGGAGAATATAGTGAGGCTCGAGTAGACTTAGACCCGAGAATGCCCCCAATGGTTGAGAGGGCTGGGGCCGCAAATGACACGATCCCGATCTTGGTAGACCCGAATGATCCCTCCAAGGTACTCAGGATAGGCTATAACTTAAGTCCTAACGTGAGGGAAGATCTAGCCCGATTCCTGAGAGGAaatttggatgtctttgcatggtcacactcTGATATGATAGGGATTAACCCAAATGTCATGTGCCACCGGCTCAACTTGGACCCAAAAAAGAAGGGGGTCAGACAGAAGAGGCGGCCGATTAGTGGAGAGAGGGCAGAGGCCCTCAGAGAAGAGGTGGATAGACTGATGAAGGCAGGGCTTGTAAGGGAAGCCTTCTACCCCATGTGGCTGGCCAACCCAGTACTTGTCAAGAAACCAAATGGaaagtggaggacatgtgtggaCTTCACCGACCTAAAAAAAGCTTGCCCGAAGGATAGTTTTCCTCTACCCCGAATCGACCAGCTGGTTGATTCCACGGCTGGGCACGCACTGCTTAGCtttatggatgcttattcgggatataaccaaattctcatgtatgggccagatcaggagcaATGTATCAAAGGCTGGTGAAcaagatgttcaaacatcagttAGGAAAAACCATGGAGGCCTACGTAGATGATATGCTTGTGAAGCCAAAGAAAGCAAAGAATCATGTCCGTCACCTATCAGAAATGTTCCAGTTAGGAA
The sequence above is drawn from the Apium graveolens cultivar Ventura chromosome 2, ASM990537v1, whole genome shotgun sequence genome and encodes:
- the LOC141706971 gene encoding polycomb group protein FIE1-like; the protein is MAVGCEAVAGSLTSSKKKEYRVTNRLQEGKRPLYAVVFNFLDSRYFNLFATVGGNRVTVYQCLEGGVIAVLQSYVDDDKDESFYTVTWACTLDGAPLLVAGGINGIIRVIDVGNEKIHKSFVGHGDSINEIRTQMLKPSLVLSASKDESVRLWNVHTGICILIFAGAGGHRNEVLSVDFHPSDIYRIASCGMDNTVKIWSMKEFWTYVEKSFTWTDLPSKFPTKYVQFPVFIASIHTNYVDCNRWLGDFIMSKSVDNEIVLWEPIMKDQSPGEGSVDILQKYPVPECDIWFIKFSCDFHYNAAAIGNREGKIFVWDLQSSPPVIIARLSHGQSKSPIRQTAMSFDGSTILSCCEDGTIWRWDVVATS